In Streptomyces sp. NBC_00569, a single genomic region encodes these proteins:
- a CDS encoding gluconokinase codes for MTPEPTVVVVMGVSGSGKSTVGALLARRLTAPFLEADDVHPAANRAKMAAGHPLDDADRRPWLLSVAAWIREATDAGRGGVVACSALKHEYRDLFRRAGAGVWFLYLALDRASADRRVAGRTDHFMPSRLVDSQYEALDPLRSDEPGLTVDAAADPRTIVDQAVGAVRELR; via the coding sequence GTGACCCCCGAGCCGACGGTCGTGGTGGTCATGGGCGTCTCGGGATCGGGCAAGTCCACCGTGGGAGCGCTGCTCGCGCGGCGGCTCACGGCACCCTTCCTGGAGGCGGACGACGTCCACCCGGCCGCGAACCGCGCCAAGATGGCCGCGGGTCACCCATTAGACGACGCGGATCGACGGCCGTGGCTGCTGTCCGTCGCCGCATGGATCCGGGAGGCAACCGACGCCGGCCGGGGCGGGGTGGTGGCGTGCTCGGCCCTCAAGCACGAGTACCGGGATCTGTTCCGCAGGGCGGGCGCAGGCGTGTGGTTCCTGTATCTGGCGCTCGACCGTGCGAGCGCCGACCGGCGGGTCGCGGGCCGTACGGACCATTTCATGCCCAGTCGGCTGGTGGACTCCCAGTACGAAGCTCTCGACCCGCTGCGGTCGGACGAGCCCGGCCTGACCGTCGACGCGGCGGCCGACCCGCGGACCATCGTCGACCAGGCGGTGGGCGCCGTCCGGGAATTGAGGTGA
- a CDS encoding cyclase family protein, whose protein sequence is MVTHGPAGPSRLTHDEFGVLYRHLRSRTAWAAGDRGALSALTPAQVLAATREVRTGRTVSLAAPVETLPGPDNPEPAEHRMSGQPEEDTSSGLHFARDSFAMNVHGDAESHIDALCHVIYDGTLHGGVPASSVTAGGATRLSIEAARDGIVGRGVLLDIPRLRGVPWLEPGDHVTLDDLAAAETAQHLRVTEGDLLLVRVGHRRRRAELGPWDAAHERAGLHPSALEFLADRRVAVLGGDGNNDTAPSSTEGVGFPVHVLAVHAMGLHLLDYLQFEDLVPVCEAEGRWTFLCVIAPLRLPDATGSPVNPIAVL, encoded by the coding sequence ATGGTCACGCATGGTCCGGCAGGACCGTCACGGCTGACGCACGACGAGTTCGGCGTGCTGTACCGGCACCTGCGCTCGCGCACCGCCTGGGCCGCGGGCGACCGGGGGGCTCTGAGCGCGCTCACTCCTGCCCAGGTGCTGGCCGCGACCCGCGAGGTGCGGACCGGCCGGACGGTCTCGCTCGCCGCGCCGGTGGAGACCCTGCCGGGCCCGGACAACCCGGAGCCCGCCGAGCACCGGATGAGCGGGCAGCCGGAGGAAGACACCTCCAGCGGCCTCCACTTCGCGAGGGACAGCTTCGCGATGAACGTGCACGGCGACGCCGAAAGCCACATCGACGCCCTCTGCCACGTGATCTACGACGGCACACTGCACGGCGGGGTGCCCGCGAGCAGCGTCACGGCGGGCGGGGCGACGAGGCTCTCCATCGAGGCGGCGCGCGACGGGATCGTCGGCCGCGGCGTGCTGTTGGACATCCCGCGGCTGCGCGGCGTGCCCTGGCTCGAACCGGGCGATCACGTGACCCTCGACGACCTCGCCGCGGCCGAGACCGCCCAGCACCTCCGCGTGACAGAAGGCGACCTGCTCCTCGTCCGGGTCGGCCACCGCCGGCGCCGCGCCGAACTCGGGCCGTGGGACGCGGCACATGAGCGCGCCGGTCTCCACCCGTCCGCGCTGGAGTTCCTCGCGGACCGGCGGGTCGCCGTGCTCGGCGGCGACGGGAACAACGACACCGCCCCGAGTTCCACCGAGGGTGTCGGCTTCCCCGTGCATGTGCTGGCGGTCCACGCCATGGGCCTTCACCTGCTGGACTACCTGCAGTTCGAGGACCTGGTACCGGTGTGCGAGGCGGAGGGGCGCTGGACGTTCCTCTGCGTGATCGCCCCGCTGAGGCTGCCGGACGCCACCGGCTCGCCGGTCAACCCGATCGCCGTCCTGTGA